A stretch of DNA from Nitrospiria bacterium:
GGGTTCTTCGAACGGGGGATGCGGCCCGTTTGACCGCGGCCGGAAACCCCCGCATTACCGCGGATGCCGACACCGGCGCGGAGGTGCTGATCTGGGAGTCCAATCAAAAAACTGAGACCCGGTAAGGGGTGCGGTTCTCCTTAACGCGGCCCTCGTCGGGAGTCCGCCGATCTTTCCTGCTTCTATCGTCGCTCCGCGCATCGTTGCCTTAACCGTTTCTTCATCAACTCTTCTTCTTATCTTCACGCGCCCGTGTTATAATCTCGACCGGAATAAAAGGAGAAAGGAATGGAGTCTTCTTCGAAAGAGGCGGTTTTGATCGTGGAGGACGACCGAAAAACGGCCTCGGTTCTAAGCCTTTATCTTCAAAAGGAGGGGTTCCAGACCCTCGAAGCCGGCAACGGCATCGATGCGCTTGCTCTCTTCAGGAAAAGACGGCCGAATTTCGTACTGCTCGATCTGATGATTCCAAAAATGGATGGAATTGAAGTCTGCAAAAAGATCCGGCAGGAATCGGATGTGCCGATCATGATGGTGACGGCCAAGGTGGAGGAGGTGGACAGGCTGGTCGGACTTTCGATCGGCGCCGACGATTACGTGGTCAAACCCTTCAGTCCGAGAGAGGTCGTGGCCCGCGTCAAGGTCATTCTGCGCCGTTTCCGGCGCGGGGAAAAGGGTCCCCTCAAGCCCTATTCCTTTCAGGGTCTCATGGTGGACCCGGAGAAGCACAAAGCCACTCTCCACGGGACTCTCCTGACGCTGACTCATTTCGAATTCAAACTTCTCGCGACCCTGATGGCGGCCCCCGGCCGGGTCTTCTCGCGGGAGACCCTTCTGGATGTCGTGTACCCGAGGGCCGAGGTCAACGTGCTCGATCGCACGGTCGACGTGCATATCAAGAATCTCCGCCAAAAGATCGAGAAAAACCCGGCACGGCCCCGGTACATCAAAACGGTCCGAGGTATCGGTTACCAATTCGCGGAGAAATAACTTGCGAATCCCAAGAATCAGTTTGATCTGGAAACTCGTCGGCATTAACCTCCTGGGGGTTGGAATCGTCGTCGTTCTGGCCTGGCAGGTGATCGACCACTTTGCCGCGGACTATTTCATGGGTCTGATGAAGGAGTACAAGATCGATCCCGAAGTTCTCCACGCGGTATTCCTGCACACCACCCATCAGTTCCTCCTCCTTTCGATGGTCCTCGGCCTGGTCGCGGTCTCGCTCCTCGGCTATTTCATGACCAAACAGGCGATGCGTTCCCTGACCCAAATGAACAAGATAACGCGAAGGCTTGCGATGGGGGATTACTCCGAGCGGGTCAAGGGGATCACGCATGACGAGGTCGGCGAGTTGGGACAAGCCTTTAATCAAATGGTCGAGAGTCTTGAAAAAATCGAGAGGATGAGGAAGGATCTGGTCGCCAACGTGGCCCACGAGCTCCGAACGCCGTTGAACAATATCCGGGGCCAGTTGGAGGCGATTCAGGACCGGTTGATGGAAC
This window harbors:
- a CDS encoding response regulator transcription factor, producing MESSSKEAVLIVEDDRKTASVLSLYLQKEGFQTLEAGNGIDALALFRKRRPNFVLLDLMIPKMDGIEVCKKIRQESDVPIMMVTAKVEEVDRLVGLSIGADDYVVKPFSPREVVARVKVILRRFRRGEKGPLKPYSFQGLMVDPEKHKATLHGTLLTLTHFEFKLLATLMAAPGRVFSRETLLDVVYPRAEVNVLDRTVDVHIKNLRQKIEKNPARPRYIKTVRGIGYQFAEK